The genomic window AAGACAGGGCCCTTCCTGTTGCAGTGCCGGACGTGCCGTAAAAAGTTAATGAGACGGCGGCGTGTCAATGACTATGTCACTGTTAGTCACATTTATGGCAGCCCATaaatgatattaaaaaaaaatagaaaaaacaacaacacaaaacaccTAATAGTGGGCCATAAAATGAAAAGTAAATGGTCACCGGGCCGCAAGCTTGAGACCCCAGCTCTACCCTATTGCACTTCCTACGTATATACGACAAAGAGTAATGATATAATTaagtataaaataaacaattaaaCTTTCTGCATCATGATTTCATGGTTTATTTTGATGGCTAATAATAATATGGAAATCCAATCAAAGTTTAATATGCATCTCATGAGACATTACATAACCTGTCTTGTATCATAAAATACAATAGTTTATTGTATGTCTAATAAAGTATGTGTTTAATTAGAATGAACACAACCATGACACAATTTAAGGAAAACTCCAATCGAAATACTATACAGTCAACATTGTGTCTGTACAATTAATTGAAACAaattaagctcatcaatgaaaaaaaatctattgtatACTCATTTGGCTCCAGACCATTTTATAAAGCCCACCAGctagataaataaatgaatatgagGCAAATGCAAAAAAACGGACGCTTCTCTTAAAATGCAACAGAATGGAAACCAAATTATTGATGCTatagtgtttatttttttttacaatagtcATCAGAAGTCATTTTTCAAGAATGTCTTTGCAGCAATTTACAACAGACAAAACATTGAACCCACTCATTCAAATGAAAGCTGAGATTAGACTTAGATGAGTGCATCAGGCAAAATCCCTTTTTAATGTTTCTGTAATGACGACTAAACAAGGAAATATTTAGAAGGTCTTTGAAGAAGAACAATTATGTTCTTAATGCTAAAATGTGATGAAGAGCCCAACTACAATCCCGCTAGAGTATGTTGGCATCCCTGCAACCAGGTTTAAAGATCTGAAGTGTGACGATGAGTTTGATGCTCTTACGGAACCACGGGTAGAAGAGAGCATAGACGATGGGGTTCAGGCAGGAGTTAAAGTGGGTCAGCCAGGTCTCGAAGGCGGCCGAGGTGGCGTTCACTGATGTGTCCTCGCCTGCCAAGGTGGGCACGTAATAGGGAATGAAACAAATGAGGAAAACCACCACCACGATACCCAGAGTCCGGGCTGCCTTCAATTCGCTCTTCTTCACCATGCGCTGGACATTGACGGCAGCCACACGTGATTGCAGTCCGCGCGCTTGACGGATGGCGATTGCAAAGACTCTCAAGTAGAGCATGAGGATGACAAAGATGGGCAAGATAAAGGTGCAAACCAGGTCCACCGTGCCCGCCATGTTGCTGATGATGACTATGCACTCCCCCAGGCAGGAGATGGACTTACCAGGCTCGTTCAGGTGGTCGTGGAGTAGCAACAGCCGGTAGATTACAGAGCAGAGCCAGCAGAGGCCCACGCCGACCTGCGCCCTCCTTTTGGTGACCTGGTTCGGGTAGGAGAGCGGCTCGCTGATGGCCATGTAGCGGTCCGCCGAGATAAGTACCATGTTGGCCACTGAGGATGAAGTAATGATGTAGTCGCCCACATAGTACAGCATGCACACCATGTCGCCTAGGAACCAGCACGCCTCGATGTAGATAATCTCCACGGGCATGAGCAGGAGGCCCACCAGGAGGTCGGAGACAGACAAAGACAGTAGGAGGAGGTTGGTGGGTGTgtgcagctgtctggagagagcacAGCAACATCATGAGGTCTGCGTCCACTGTGaacaaacaacaaaagaagCGTGCCTGAAGTAGGAGATGGCAACGATGACAAGCAGGTTGAGAGCCACAGTGAGGAACGAGACAAGGGATAGCAGCACGTAGATCAGCATGGCATGGCCGGGCGGCTGCTTGGGTGTCCTGCATGAAGCGTTAGACTGCGGGTAGCAGAGTTCCGGCAACTCGCCGCTTTCCATCGCTGACTGTAGAAAGCAGAAGGAATGAGCAGGTGGAGCCGCTCTTTGGACACGTCTCTCTTCGGCGTCTTCGTTTTATTCATGTCAGGAAGCCCACGTGGTGGCATTTGCTCCGCTGATTGACAGATGAAGCCCCACCCACTTCACCTTGCCTTACGTTCactctgattttatttttcattgtaTGTTCAATCACTTCATGCAAATCCTCAATCATACTGTGTAAAAGCCTGTTGcccaaacaaacaacatgtgatATCTTAACAGCGGAGTTAattgggctggctggctggctggctggctggatggatggatggatggatggatggatggatggatggatggatggatggatggatggatggatgttatcatatgcaggtgccaccggaaaaaaacttgtttggacccgtttgaaaatcatttatttgatatgACTCAAGAATTGTCTCTGTGCAACGGTGTGGTGTTTCTTAACAACTGAATTGAAAATGAGTCCACGGGAGCACAGCAACGGCCGcagaatttttgcaagaacaattcattttaggatgaactatcgatacaaatattttcatttgattgaaggcaatggcgttgaccactcgaccagagcctgctcggaaacaaaaggagatttggtcctattgatagggtatccatccaaacatgttgggtgttcaaagtttcaacggatagtccgaagcaaccctttccacagtagtcaccatgacaggcgaccacctggcGGCGTCAGTGTGcggagcgccgttggacgatcaggacaagaagatttgaatcgacggctgtgacgtcagggctttaggtcaattgaagacaggtgtgctcgctcaaggggagttatcatatgcaggtgccaccgagcgcgtggcggcggcggcggcggacggtttctcaggtaagcgagcatgctagcaaatgtttgtcgtctcctgccgtttttccCGACGGACGCAGTGTTTGTTGCATGATTGGCAcgctttgttgccttttctcacaagcctttatttatttatttatttatttatttatttagttagttagttagttagttagttagtttgtcGCAGGATCgtcgtactctcgtgactcggccacgtcacgtccaccgcgacggtgggcctggaggtaaattgtaggccgccggccatttagcccgtgagcaaatgtttgcagtttcttacgatgccatttattatttcttgcagttttttcgctgtctagggagtgcttgaggtttcggcacggcacgccacaatccaCTTTGCGTCGCATCGTTGCGCATTTTGGTGgcgttttaaatgtttttcgcGGTTGTCttttttaatgctggccagcattttttcattcgtctgtctgtagaaggttcgtaaatgacgccgccgatatgcgcgtgtttgtctgactataggaaatgttagtttgactctagtcaactaaaccattttttatgattttatatTATCCGTGTCATGCAAAATGCTGGTGAATGCAACGTATGTTAGGTGAtgtccaaatcggaccaaatccattcaaagatggcgcccgcccgctcgttccgttacgcaacaaacatttgcgcggattattttctcccgttttggacgccgccaacctggatcatctgtccaatgtgaggtgagttgtagatgatgaaattaaaatatgaattataatctttaataatttttgtaatttaccacaatgtaatgattatatattttaaaactctacttagaatgtataaaattaaaatattaactataattttgataaattatcataacttgctacaatataattttttttttcaaatgtaaaactcctagtatgtataattgttggtaaaaaaaaatcatgccattggcactctactcaatgtctatttttgttgcaataatttgcttgtcttttgtagcactaaaaaaggccgcccagccagcaagcaggaggctcttgaaggagccctttcagtgatgttgaggacactgaggaagagcagtcctaaatcaggtgaaaacctgtttttgtcaagtttcagcttcccaacacacaatggttgttgagttttagcttcccagcacacaattaatgtctgtgtttttgtaggctgcaagaggagccgaatgggaTGAGTATAATTCCCCatgaaaaggcgcaatggcctatccaaaggcgcaatggcctatccaaaggcgcaatggcctatccaaaggagcaatggcctatccaaaggagcaatggccatatccaaaggagcaatggccatatccaaaggagcaatggccatatccaaaggagcaatggccatatccaaaggagcaatgccatatccaaaggagcaatgccatatccaaaggagcaatgccatatccaaaggagcaatgccatatccaaaggagcattgccatatccaaaggagcaatgccatatccaaaggagcaatgccatatccaaaggagcaatgccatatccaaaggagcaatgccatatccaaaggagcaatgccatatccaaaagagcaatgccatatcaagtcaagaatcaagcagcacgctgcaaaagtcaacatgtgcggatcatgtgcccaggaggggcagtgtggttgcctttggttatgggtacccgacggaaaggttgcaggtgtggacagtgtttgggggtctgacggttgctcttgcttaagaggttgtggcttatctggatccagcggtgtcttgcgcttggttgccattgacggctcacttgggggaggacgtggtgacttggatggagacaaaactgaactttgatgtccaagcttgccatatgacttgtaccattttgtgtctttttctaacctgccactgtcgtgCTTGCTGCGTTCCTTGTTCTCCCCCATCGGTGTAGGGCgccgttggagcgagccgatcccgaatgtccaattttgcaatttgactcgtaccgttttgtctttttctaacctgccactgttgcacttcatctaaccctaacctaccaccactgtggtacttgcgttctttgttctcccctaggtgtaggacagcattggagcgagacggtaacattttgtctttttctaacctaccactgtcgtggttgatctaagctgtgtgtcctttgttctctaggcgtagggggcggtgtttgggcgagccggtccacgaggaagacataatgatgcgagcagcgcccaactcattgcatgttctgccatttgcaggccggacgcGAAAGGGAGGCGGGGCGCATGGCCCGATCCGACCAGGCGATGCTCACCAATCgtagctagccgctgtgatcaagtaagcaagtgaccgacaacttggggtgctctttgtgtttctaacatttgtttctgtttctgtagatggcgaccgggatgtgACACGATCTGATCAGAGGTGAACGGACGGCTGTGGCATCACTCTGAAGTTGccgagttctgagggagacccgcttccctggaggcgttgacctgcgcagcttcaaggtgcgaaatggatttttttttttttttatatataattacACCAACGGTCTCCCAATGtctgagggctgcatactgaaacaaattcagaattctttgatgcaaattcattaaatcaatcacgaaatgttgccattgatatttagtgctacaaagcagtgtcGTGTTCAGTCGTGTGATGTTGATCAAGTTGCttcgaggctgccatttggaccccaatggtgacgtgtgtagggctgcacgtgtattggaaaactgccatatggtggtctaggttattggcatgcactttaagacagcaaagatttttgtttttcatgtctgaaatgaaacatgttttcttgcctaactatttgtaatgagttaagacgataagtcattgatgtaagttaaagttaactcatctatctgatctcattgcgatcaaatagttaacctttgtgcttgtcttgcaaggtggaagagacgatgtatgaaacgaagagccggtggacggaggccaccagacccgcgattggtgagcgggttgcaaaggaaggaatcacccaaagaaagcagtgccaagtgttgaagaggagcctgatgcatgactggccaaggctggccagaggcggtgacatggcaatccaatctgcaagcgtAGTGGACACACTTGTTGGTTCTAATTTGAGTTctttatttttctgcctttcagctggcagcggatggggcgagcgccagcctgcaccgagacggactgggctgcacccacaagaccagggagggggtaggtaatgagtacgtcgacagaagtgaaccgcatgcaactgaatGCTGTTTGTCTCTTTGCACTTGAAAGATgagtccaacaccggccggagcagaactggaccttggcccgtgacgagcggcccacacgagactgatgggtgcagatgcagccagcgtttcgggggagtatgactttgttttttcttttgtgctttccctgcccctgtctgtttgaatagggtaactagtagcacgcacgggcatttgggttgctgtgaccctctagatacgaatcggcaaagtaggcaccccctgccccccccccccccccccctctctctctctctctctctctctctctctctctctctctctctctctctctctccccccccccaacgtgcccggcagtacctgcatggcctggtgcactcagggtggaacgtgCTTATActttgccctttgtggaataccagggtataatgtctgccagACTGGGTCCTGGTGTCGAGGACaaggagattctccgtgacgtcacgttttccttttttcccccctctcggggccaagccagctctactcagggggggaactggccggttgcgcttaagtgcgcaccaaagcctcttctcatctctcgctctctccctccctccctccctttttgtaaGGGGTTAAACATTTCATGACCCGGATCGCTCCAATGCGGGAGGACCGTATGAGACATGCGTTAGCCCGTGCGTTCCGCTTATCTGATTCAAATGTACGTTAGTCAAGGTTGGGGGGGGTGCTAGTGGAATTTTtccccttgccaaaaccaccacaatatgtctgcctttcaggattgctggggcagtggattggacgagtgcctgcacagagagggactggacaggaccgcgagaccagagggtaataataaaaaatctttaattgtcgagcacctttcatacaagaaatgcagctcaaagcactttacaacaaagaaagcaATTATAAGCATTCaattcttcatataggaacagacataaaaagaaaacaaaaacattcatgtatgcatacgcaattaataaagggagcttaaaataggagcaagctttaatagaTGGGTAATGAGTATGTCCACAGAAGCgaaccgcatgcaacagagtgacgtttttctttttgcagtggcacgaggcggaggatgagtccacacgtcgaataccggccgggCGGGAAGGAGTCAACCGTCGGCTGACCTTCGCCCGTGATGGGCGGCcgacacgacacgacacgagacggacgggtgcggatgcggcgagggcgaagcgcccagccagcatttaaggagagtgtgtggtgtgtgtgtgggatgtggtgtatgtgtgtgtatgtgtggtgtatgtgcgtgtgttgtgtgtgtggtgtgtgtgtgtggttgtgggtgttgtgtgtgtgtgtggtctatgtctgtggtgtgtgtggttgtgggtgttgtgtgtgtgtgtgtgtggtctatgtctgtgtggtgtgtgttctgtgtgctGTTCTGCGTTCtgttctgtgtggtgtgtgtgtggtctatatgtgtgtggtctgtttgtgtgtggtgtgtgtgtgtgtgtgtggtctgtctgtgtggtgtggttgtgtgtggtgtgtgtggtctatgtctgtgtgtgtgtgttctgtctgtgtgtgttctgtgtgtgtgtgtctgttctgttttctgtgtgtgtgtctgttctgtgttctgtgtgtgtgtctgttctgtGTTCTGTGTCTGTTCTGTGTCTGTTCTGTGTCTGTTCTGTTCTGTGTTCTGTTCTATATGTGTGTGGTCTGTTTGTGtgctgtgtggtgtgtgctgtgtggtctatgtctgtgtggttgtctggtgtgtgtgtgtgtgtgtggtctgtctgtggtgtggttttgtgtgtggtgtgtgtgtgtggtctatgtctgtgtgtggtctgtctgtgtggtctgtctgtgtggtgtggttttgtgtgtgctgtgtgtgtgtggtgtgttgtgtgtggtgtgttgtgtgtggtgtgttgtgtgtggtgtgttctgtgtgtgtagtctgtgttgtgtgtgtgtgtgtggtctatgtctgtgtggtgtggttttgtgtgtggtgtgtgctgtgtgtggtgtgtggtctgtctgtgtgtggtgtgtgtgtgtgtgtggtctatgtctgtgtggtgtggttttgtgtgctgtgtgtgtggtctgtgttgtgtgtggtgtgtgtgtgtgtggtctatgtctgtgtggtgtgttgtgtgtgtggttgtgtgtggtctgtgtgtgttctgtctgtgtgtgttctgtctgtgtgtgttgtctgtgttgtgtgtggtgtgtgtgtgtggtctgtgtggtgtggttttgtgtgtattgtgtgtggtctgtctgtgtggtgtggttttgtgtgtggtgtgtgctgtgtgtgttgtctgtgttgtgtgtggtgtgtgtgtgtgtgtgtgtggtctatgtctgtgtgtggttggtgtggttttgtgtgtggtgtgttgtgtgtgtgtggtctgtgttgtgtgtggtgtgtgtgtgtgtggtctatgtctgtgtggtgtgttgtgtgtgtggttgtgtgtggtctgtgtgtgttctgtctgtgtgtgttctgtctgtgtgtgttgtctgtgttgtgtgtggtgtgtgtgtgtggtctgtgtggtgtggttttgtgtgtattgtgtgtggtctgtctgtgtggtgtggttttgtgtgtggtgtgtgctgtgtgtgttgtctgtgttgtgtgtggtgtgtgtgtgtgtggtctgtctgtgtgtgtggtctatgtctgtgtgtggtgtgtgtggtgtgtggtctgtgttgtgtgtgtgtgtgtgtggtctatgtctgtgtggtgtggttttgtgtgtagTGCGtcctgtgtgtggtgtgtggtctgtctgtgtggtgtggttttgtgtgctgtgtgtgtggtctgtgttgtgtgtggtgtgtgtgtgtggtctatgtctgtgtggtgtggttttgtgtgtgctgtgtgtgtggtctgtgtgttgtgtgtgtggtgtgttgtgagtgtggtgtatgtgtgtgtggtctatgtctgggtggtgtgtgtgtggtctgggtGGTGTGTTGTGTAGTTTATAAAATTGTTTGTAGTTTgtttgcgtagtttgtgtagtttataaaaatgtttgtagtttgtttgtgtagtttataaaaatgtttgtagtttgtaaaaatgtttgtagtttgtttgtgtagtttaaaaaaagtttgtagttttttgtgtagtttaaaacaatttgcgtagtttgtgtagtttaaaaaaatgtttgtgtagtttgtttgtgtagtttataaaaatgtttgtagtttgtttgcgtagtttgtagtttataaaaatgtttgtagtttgtttgcgtagtttgtgtagtttataaaaatgtttgtagtttgtttgcgtagtttaaaaaaaatttgcgtagtttgtgtagtttaaaaaagtttgcgtagtttgtgtagtttaaaaaaatgtttgtagtttaaaaaaatgtttgcgtagtttgtgtagtttaaaaaactacaaaaaaaatttaaactacGCAAACTACGAACATTTTTATAAACCAAACAAACTacgcaaacatttttttaaactacacaaacaaactacaaatattttaataaactagacaaacaaactacgcaaacaaactacgcaaacatttttttaaactacacaaactacgcaatttttttaaactacacaaaaaactacaaacatttttataaactacacaaactacacaaacattttttaactaaacaaactacacaaccacacaacacacagaccaccacaccacacagacatagaccacacacacacaacacaccacacagacatagaccacacacatacactacacacaacacaccacgcagacacacacacaacactccacacagacatacaccacgcacaacacagaccacacacacagcacacacaaaaccacaccacacagacataggccacacacacagcacacacaacacaccacacagacatagaccacacacacagcacacacacacaacactccacacagacatagaccacacgcaacacacacaccacacagacatagaccacacaccacATCCAccacacacagaacacacagacatagaccacacacacaccacacacaacacagaccacacacacagcacacatcacacacaaaac from Syngnathus scovelli strain Florida chromosome 8, RoL_Ssco_1.2, whole genome shotgun sequence includes these protein-coding regions:
- the LOC125974166 gene encoding LOW QUALITY PROTEIN: trace amine-associated receptor 13c-like (The sequence of the model RefSeq protein was modified relative to this genomic sequence to represent the inferred CDS: substituted 1 base at 1 genomic stop codon) codes for the protein MESGELPELCYPQSNASCRTPKQPPGHAMLIYVLLSLVSFLTVALNLLVIVAISYFRHASFVVCSQWTQTSXCCCALSRQLHTPTNLLLLSLSVSDLLVGLLLMPVEIIYIEACWFLGDMVCMLYYVGDYIITSSSVANMVLISADRYMAISEPLSYPNQVTKRRAQVGVGLCWLCSVIYRLLLLHDHLNEPGKSISCLGECIVIISNMAGTVDLVCTFILPIFVILMLYLRVFAIAIRQARGLQSRVAAVNVQRMVKKSELKAARTLGIVVVVFLICFIPYYVPTLAGEDTSVNATSAAFETWLTHFNSCLNPIVYALFYPWFRKSIKLIVTLQIFKPGCRDANIL